One Streptomyces dangxiongensis genomic window, GGATTCGAGTTCGGGCTCCAGCGGATTCTCGACGGCATCGAACAGCGCATCGAGGGCCGCTCCGCGGGCTGACCCGCTCCCGGCCCGCCCCGTGCTCCAGCGACTCTCCGGGGGCCCTCCAGTCCGGTTTTCCACCCTGGTTGCGCAAGGGACGAAACAGCCTCGCAGGGCTGAGGCCGACAGGGCGGAGCAGGCGTGACAGTTCTGGTGACAGGAGCGACAGGATCCGTGGGCCGGCTGGTGACCGATCACCTGCTCGCCGCGGGCGTAGCGGTGCGGGCGCTGACCCGCGACCCGGCGGCGGCCGCACTGCCGGACGGGGCGGAGGTGTGGGCGGGCGACCTGCTGCGGCCGCACACCCTGACGGCGGCACTGCACGGCGTGGAGCGCCTCTACCTCTTCCCGGTCCCCGAGACCGCCCGTGCGGTGGTCGCGGCCGCGGAGGAGGCCGGCGTACGCCGGATCGTCGTCCTCTCCTCGTCCTCCGTGCTGGACACGTCGGGCGACAACCACAGCGGGGAGCACCATCGCGCCGTGGAGCGCGCCGTGGCGGAGTCCGGCGTGGAGTGGACCTTCGTACGCCCCGACGAGTTCGCGTCCAACGTCCTGTGGAAGTGGGCCGAGTCCATCCGCACCGAGGGTGTGGTGCGCGCTCCCTACGGCGCCGCGCCGCGGGTGCCGGTGCACGAGGCCGACGTGGCCGCCGTGGCCGCGGCCGCACTGCTGGAGGACGGGCACGCCGGGCAGGCGTACCTGCTGACCGGTCCCGAGGCGATCACCCAGTCCGGTCAGGTGCGGGCGATCGCGCGGGCCGTCGGCCGCCCGATCGCGTTCGAGGAAATCACCCCGGACCAGGCACGGAAGGACATGGCGGCGGCCATGCCCGCGCCGGTCGTGGAGATGGTGCTGCGGTATCTCGCCGACGCCGTCGTCCACCCGCCGGTCCCCGTGGACACCGTCGAGCGTGTCACCGGCCGCCCGGCCAGGACGTTCGCCCGGTGGGTGGCCGACCATGCCGCCGACTTCGCTCCGCGGCCCGCCGCGGAACCCCTCGCGCGGCGCGCTGCCCGGGACGAGGAGCCGGCCGCATGACCGCCGGCGTCCCCGAGCCCGTCAAGCCACCCGTGGCGGTGGACGACACGAACGCGTTCGTCCGGATGACCGGCAGCGGCGATCCCGAACAGCACATCGTCCTCGGCGAGGGCGCCCGCCCCACCGCCGGCCGCGGCAACGTCGTCGTCCGGGTCGAGGCCGCCGGCGTCTCCTACGCGGAGGTGCAGATGCTCGGGCATCTGCACCCCTTCCCGCCGGCCTTCCCCTTCGTCCCCGGCTACGACCTGGTCGGGCGCGTCGTCGAGACCGGCCCGGGCGTCACCGACAGACGCGTCGGCGAGCGTGTCGCCGCCATGCCCCGCCACGGCGCCTGGGCGCGGTACGTGCAGGCGCCGGCGAAGACGCTCGTCCCCGTTCCGGAGGAACTGGACGCGGCCTCCGCCGTGGCCCTGATCACCAACGGAGTGACCGCCTGGCAGATGCTGCACCGGCTGGCCCGGGTACAACCCGGTGACACCGTGCTGGTGCACGGCGCCGGGGGCGGCGTCGGCAGCCTGCTCACCCAGCTCGCCGTGCACCACGGGCTGCGCGTCCTCGGCACCGCCTCGCCGGGCAAGCACGACGCGGTGCGCGCGCTGGGCGCGGAACCCCTCGACTACCGCACACCCGGACTCCCCGGCGTCGTCCGGGAGCGTGCCCCCGGTGGCGTACGAGCCGTTTTCGACCACATCGGCGGGCGCGGCCTGGACGAGAGCTGGGCCATGCTCGCCCCCGGCGGGACCCTGGTCTCCTACGACTCCTCCGTCGCCGGCTACGAGCCCGGCCAGTGGTTCCGCCCCCACGTCCCGGCGCTGCGGCGCACCGTGCGCCGCTGGGTCGCC contains:
- a CDS encoding NAD(P)H-binding protein; this translates as MTVLVTGATGSVGRLVTDHLLAAGVAVRALTRDPAAAALPDGAEVWAGDLLRPHTLTAALHGVERLYLFPVPETARAVVAAAEEAGVRRIVVLSSSSVLDTSGDNHSGEHHRAVERAVAESGVEWTFVRPDEFASNVLWKWAESIRTEGVVRAPYGAAPRVPVHEADVAAVAAAALLEDGHAGQAYLLTGPEAITQSGQVRAIARAVGRPIAFEEITPDQARKDMAAAMPAPVVEMVLRYLADAVVHPPVPVDTVERVTGRPARTFARWVADHAADFAPRPAAEPLARRAARDEEPAA
- a CDS encoding zinc-binding dehydrogenase, translating into MTAGVPEPVKPPVAVDDTNAFVRMTGSGDPEQHIVLGEGARPTAGRGNVVVRVEAAGVSYAEVQMLGHLHPFPPAFPFVPGYDLVGRVVETGPGVTDRRVGERVAAMPRHGAWARYVQAPAKTLVPVPEELDAASAVALITNGVTAWQMLHRLARVQPGDTVLVHGAGGGVGSLLTQLAVHHGLRVLGTASPGKHDAVRALGAEPLDYRTPGLPGVVRERAPGGVRAVFDHIGGRGLDESWAMLAPGGTLVSYDSSVAGYEPGQWFRPHVPALRRTVRRWVARHLGLTGGRRMSMYYVKPGKDFGADLTTLFRLAAEGVLRPEIAARHALDAAPAAVRALLDGRTVGKHVLLP